The region TCGAGTGTGAGGGCGAGCTTCTCGCTCGGCGCGGCGGCCGAGCCGAGCGTTGCGAGGATTCTCCAGCTGAGCAGTTCGGCCTCGGCCCGCGACAGATCGACCCGGCAGGTGCCGCCCAGCGTCGCCACGAAGCCCGCATTGCGGGGCTGCAGCAGCGGGACGAGCTGGCCGAGGTGCTGGCGGAAGATCGCAGCAAGGTCCGCATCGCCGCCCTTGGGTCGCAGCTGCCCGCTTTCGAGGCGGCTCAGACGCTCCAGATCGTCGAATCCGGCGAGCATCCGGGCGCTATCGCCGGCAATGCCGGCGGCGAGCGCGCGATAATCGTGCGGTACGGGGCCGACGACCTGCTGCTGGATGACCTCGGCAAAGCCCTGGATCGCGTTCACCGGAGTGCGCAATTCGTGCAGCAGCTGGCGCAACCGGTCACTCTGGTTGCCAGGCTCTTCGGCTTCGAGCGCCCGGCGCATGCCGCCGGCAAAGCCGAGGAAGCGGCCGTCGGGGCTGGAGAAGCGCGGCTGCGCGTCGAGTACCCATTCGCCGGCAATGGCAGGCCCACCCTCGAGCACGACCGGCACACCGCGCAGCGGCTGCTGCCTTTCGATCGCCCCGGCATATTCCTCGGGCAGGACCGATGGCAGCGAAAGGTACACCACGCGGGCGGCGGCAAAGCTGTCCGCCCAGTCGATGACCCCCGCCGTGTCGGTGGAGAAGCCGAAGCCGGTCAATTCCTGCGGGCCGGTGCTCGAATCGCTGAAAGGCAGGGTGGGGGCGGCGGCATCGCTCGCCTCCTCCCGCTGTGGCATATGTTGCCGGGCCTCGCGGGCTCTTTGAAAGGCATCGATCCGTTCGCGCAAGGCGGCGATTTCGCCTTGGGGCTCGGCACCGGATCCACCGCTGGCATCGCGTGCCGACTTTCCTGCGGGCTTGTCCGTGTCGGCAGTCCGAGCTGCGGCGGCGACCGCAGCGGCTGCATCAACTCGGGGGTATTCGGTTGCGTATGGCGGCACGGGCTCGGGCTCGGAAGCCTCGCTTGGATCCACTTCGGTGAATTCGCCGTCGACGATATCCTTGTCGTCCTCGCGAGCTTCCTGGGGCGGGGGATCGCTTTGCGGAGCCTTTTCCACCAGCGGTTCGGGATGGGGCGGCAGCGGCAGCGCGCGGTCGAGCACGCCCAGCCGCTCCAGCAGCGCATCGACCTTGTCCGGCAAGTCGCGGCGCAGGCGCAGGAAGCCACGCGCCCTCACCGGCAGTTCGGGGATGAGGCGCAGCCAGTCGGCTTCGGTCAGGCGAGCCGTCGAGAGCGTGGCCGATGCAATATCGGGCTCGGCCTCCGCGAATTGCGCAACCAGAACCGGATCGTGCAGCCGTCGGCCCTGTTCGCGGATAATCTCCGCCCGCTCGCGCACCGAAATCACGTCGGCAAGCGATTCGAGCCGCAGACGCGCAGCCGCGACCAGGCTGGGATCGCGCCCCTCGTGCGGGCGACCCAGCAGGTCGAGCAGCTGGCGATATTGCGTGCGCGCACCGCCGCTCGCACTCGCCTTGTGGCGCAAAACCGTGGCAAGGCGGTCGTCGAACTGCATGGGGGAAGAGGAGACGGCTCCAGCGTAAGAGAGATGATCGGCCGCCGGACCTAATCGGCGCGACGTGAATGGTTCATAACCCTTTAACACGGCGCGGGAATGCCAGTCAGTCCTCACGTTGCAAAGCGGGACATTCGCTGCCATGAACAATAATGTTAGCCGCTGAGATTATTAACAAAGGTGATCCTTTCACGAATCACCAGTGCGGCGACAGGGACGAGAAGCGCGAGGAGGGATGGCCCGAATGGCCAATCTAGACGAAATTGACCGGCAACTGCTGCAGGAATTGCAGACCGAAGGGCGGGTAACCAATGTGGAGCTGGCGCGCCGGGTCGGGCTGACCGCGCCGCCGTGCCTTCGCCGCGTGCGTGCGCTGGAAGACATGGGGGTGATCCGCGGCTACCATGCCGACCTGGAGCCATCCAAGCTCGGCTTCGCGATCGTGGTTTTCGCGATGGTGAGCCTAAAAAGCCAGGCCGAGGAATCGCTCCGCGAGTTCGAGGCTGCGATGCAGGACCTGCCCGAGGTGCGCGAGGTCCACATGCTCAATGGCGAGATCGACTTCATCCTCAAGATCGTCAGCCGCGACCTCCAGAGCTTCCAGGAATTCCTGACCAGCAAGCTGACGCCTGCACCCAATGTGGCGTCGGTCAAGACGTCGCTGACGATCCGGACCAGCAAGCATACTCCCGGCGTGCCGCTCAAATGACGGATGCCGTCCGCCTGGCCCAGCCGATCACCGGTAGATGTTTGTGCGGTTCGGTCTCGATCACGGTGACCGGAATGGAGCGGCATGTCGACGTGTGTCACTGCGACATGTGCGCGCGTTGGGGCGGGGCATTTTACGCTGGGGTCGAAGGCGAAGGTGTGGAGATTTCCGGCGAGGATGCGATCACTGTCTACCGCTCCAGCGAGTGGGCTGAGCGCGCCTTCTGCAGTCGCTGCGGCAGCAACCTGTGGTATTGCTTCACGCCCACTGGAAACCGGACGTTCCTTGCCGGGCTCTTCGAATTGCCCGAAGGTTTCGCGATCAAGCACCAGATATTCGTGGACGAAAAACCCGACTGGTACGATCTCGCCCAGCACAGCGAGATGAAGACCGGCGCGCAGGTGATCGCTGAAGCGAAGGCGGCGGGTTTCACTTTCGATTGACGGCGGATGGGGCAATCGAGCCGGGAAAGCGCGGCGACGCTTTCGCCCCGGTGCGCTTTCGTACCGGATGCGTGGCCGTGGCAGTCGCGCTGATGCTGGGTTCCGCAGCGTTTATGGGCTTCGCGGCTTTCGACGAGGCTCTTCTGCTCGATATCGCGAATTCGTCTTCGCGCGGGGCAGGTGCTTTCCTTATACTTTTGCCGTTCAACATTGGTGGCGTGAACGTCGCCGCGGTGGCGCTGGTATTCTACCTCGGCTGGGTGGCCTGGAACTTTTTCAGACGTTTGCTCGATCCCGTAGCCGTGCGAATCGACGGCGACGTCATCCGTTTCCATCCGACTCTTCGCAAGAAAACCGTCCCGATCGCCGATGTTGCCGGCATCGACTGGAACCACGCTGGCCTCAAGTCGGAGTTCGTCGTTACGAAAACCGATGGGACCTCTGTGAAAGTCAAAAACGTCGACGAGTGGGAGGCGGAACGGGCGGTCGAAGCCTGGGCTGCGACTTACTCCGCGCGTTCGGCCAGCCAGGCCTCGAGCCACTTGATCGAGTAGTCGCCATTGAGGATGTCGGGCTCCTGCAGCAGGGCCTGGTGCAGCGGCGTGTTGGTCTTCACGCCCTCGACCACCATTTCCTCCAGCGCGCGCTTGAGGCGCATGATGCACCGCTCGCGCGTCCGGCCGTAGACGATCAGCTTGGCGATCATCGAATCGTAGTAGGGCGGGATCGAATAGCCCGCGTAGAGCCCGCTATCGACGCGCACGTGCATGCCGCCCGCCGCGTGGTAGGCGGAAACCTTGCCGGGGCTGGGCGCGAAGGTGAACGGGTCTTCGGCGTTGATCCGGCATTCGATGGCGTGGCCTTCGAAGCGGATCTCGTCCTGCGTCACCGACAGGGGCTTGCCCTCGGCCACACGGATCTGTTCGCGCACGAGGTCGACGCCGGTGATCGCCTCGGTCACCGGATGTTCGACCTGCAGGCGGGTGTTCATCTCGATGAAGAAGAACTGGCCGTTTTCCCACAGGAACTCGATCGTGCCCGCGCCGCGATAGGCCATGTCGCGCATCGCCTGCGCGCAGATTTCGCCCATCCGGTTGCGCTCTTCGGTCGACAGGACCGGCGAGGGCGCTTCCTCGAGCACCTTCTGGTGGCGCCGCTGGAGCGAACAGTCGCGCTCGCCCAGATGGATCGCGTTGCCCTTGCCGTCGCCGAACACCTGGAATTCGATGTGGCGCGGATTGCCGAGATATTTCTCGAGATAGACGGTGTCGTCGCCGAAGGCGGACTTCGCCTCGGACTTGGCCTGGCTCATCAGCCCTTCGAGCAGGTCCTCGCTGGGGACGACCTTCATGCCGCGCCCGCCGCCGCCGCTCGCCGCCTTGACAAGCACGGGGTAGCCGATTTCGGCGGCGATTGTCTTCGCTTCCTCGACCGATCCGACCGCGCCGGGGCTGCCCGGGACCAGCGGCAGGCCAAGCTCGCCCGCGGTGGTCTTGGCCGTCACCTTGTCGCCCATCGTCCGGATATGTTCGGGCTTGGGTCCGATCCACGCGATGTCGTGCGCTTCGACGATTTCCGCGAACTTCGCGTTCTCGGACAGGAAGCCGTAGCCCGGGTGGATCGCGTCGGCGTGGCTCACCTCGGCCGCCGAGATGATATTGGCGACGTTGAGGTAGCTATCGGTCGCGGACGGCGGCCCGATACAGACCGCGTGATCGGCCAGCCGCACGTGCATCGCGTCGGCATCCGCAGTGGAATGCACCGCGACCGTTTCGATCCCCATTTCCTTGGCGGCACGATGGATGCGCAGGGCGATTTCGCCACGGTTGGCGATCAGTATGCGGGTAATGGCCATGCTGTCTCGCCTCAGTCGATGACGACCAGCGGCTGGTCGAATTCGACCGGCTGGGCATTGTCGACGAGAATCTGGCGCACGGTGCCGGCGCGCGGCGCGGTGATCGGGTTCATGACCTTCATCGCCTCGACGATCAGCAGTGTCTGGCCTTCGGTAACCTTGTCGCCGACCGAAATGAAGTCGCTCGCCCCCGGTTCGGGCGCGAGATAGACGGTGCCGACCATGGGCGAGGGCACGGCATTGGCGAGGTCCGGGCCGCTGTCGGCTGCCGGCTGCGGCGCGCTTTCGGCCTGCGGCTGCGGTGCCGCAGGCGCGGCCTGCGGAGCGGGCCCGGCATACTGCGCGACCTGGAGTTCGCGGGCGACGCGCAGCTTGCGCTCCCCATCCTCGACCTCGATTTCCGAAAGGCCGGTTTCGGACAGAAGCTCGGCAAGCTCGCGGACGAGCTCGATATCGACATTCATCTTGGATTTGCGACCGGAATTGCGGCTGTGCTCTGCCATGAAGGACCCTGATCCACCTGTTTGGGAAGCGCCGCGTATGCTCCGGCTGCGCGAGGCTTGCAAGTTCTAGAGCACTGGGGCGGCGTCTTTTAGAGCCTCGCGGCGGCCTCGATCGCTTCGCAATAGGAGGCGAGACCCTTGCCCTTGAAGCACTGCCGCGCGGCCTGGCCGATATAGGACAGGTGGCGGAAATCCTCGCGCGTCTGCGGGTCCGACAGGTGGACTTCGATCACCGGCGGGGTGATCGCCTTGGCCGCATCGAGCAGCGCGACCGAGGTGTGGGTATAGGCCGCGGCGTTGATGATGACCGCCTTGGCGCCTGCCGCGTGAGCCTCGTGCAGCCATTCGACCAGCACGCCTTCGTGGTTGGTCTGGCGGAAGTCGACCGCGAGCCCGTGTTCGCGCGCCTTCTCGACACACGCTGCCTCGATCTCGGCCAGCGTGGTGGTGCCGTAGATTTCCGGCTCGCGCGTGCCGAGCAGGTTGAGGTTGGGGCCGTTGAGGATGAAGAGGGTGGGGGTCATGGCGTTGTCTTAGCGAGGGCTGCGAGCGGGTGAAAGCTAATGTCCGCTGACGACTCCATTGCGGACGGACAGGATTCTCTCCTAATTGGTGATATGAGCGGCGCTCCCGAGAAGTCGACAGAACGTCGCCTCAGGCAGGCAATCATTGGCTGTTCAGTCACGCTACTACCACTGCTTCTCGTGGCAGGATTACACCTCTCGTTCCTGCCAAAAATCTTGGTCGCCACTTATGGGCTTGACCGAGAGCAAGCACGCTGGGCCGTGTCAGAATTTTGGCACGAGTATGCCGCAAGCCATGCTTTTCCATTGTCTTTGGTCATCCTTCATTGGGTTCTTTCGGCAGCGATGGGGAGGGGGGATTTACTCAAGGTTCGAAGTGCGAATCTGACGTTGGCGCTTTCGATAATTTCTTTTGCGTTTGCAGTGCTACTCGCGTCGGTCGCTCCTCCGCCATTCAACGAAGTCTGTGCAATCTTGGGCATTTCACAAACGGACTGGCCATTCGGCTTCGATACGCAGTCGTCTTGCGAGAGGTATAGTTTGTTGGCC is a window of Alteriqipengyuania lutimaris DNA encoding:
- a CDS encoding sensor histidine kinase, producing the protein MQFDDRLATVLRHKASASGGARTQYRQLLDLLGRPHEGRDPSLVAAARLRLESLADVISVRERAEIIREQGRRLHDPVLVAQFAEAEPDIASATLSTARLTEADWLRLIPELPVRARGFLRLRRDLPDKVDALLERLGVLDRALPLPPHPEPLVEKAPQSDPPPQEAREDDKDIVDGEFTEVDPSEASEPEPVPPYATEYPRVDAAAAVAAAARTADTDKPAGKSARDASGGSGAEPQGEIAALRERIDAFQRAREARQHMPQREEASDAAAPTLPFSDSSTGPQELTGFGFSTDTAGVIDWADSFAAARVVYLSLPSVLPEEYAGAIERQQPLRGVPVVLEGGPAIAGEWVLDAQPRFSSPDGRFLGFAGGMRRALEAEEPGNQSDRLRQLLHELRTPVNAIQGFAEVIQQQVVGPVPHDYRALAAGIAGDSARMLAGFDDLERLSRLESGQLRPKGGDADLAAIFRQHLGQLVPLLQPRNAGFVATLGGTCRVDLSRAEAELLSWRILATLGSAAAPSEKLALTLDHEGSNAQFVADLPASLNGSEDIFAARGKPLSVAISAGPFGPGFALRLARAEARAIGGSLRRENRRLILTLPALTASEPAFTQGDGVPEHAH
- a CDS encoding Lrp/AsnC family transcriptional regulator, which translates into the protein MANLDEIDRQLLQELQTEGRVTNVELARRVGLTAPPCLRRVRALEDMGVIRGYHADLEPSKLGFAIVVFAMVSLKSQAEESLREFEAAMQDLPEVREVHMLNGEIDFILKIVSRDLQSFQEFLTSKLTPAPNVASVKTSLTIRTSKHTPGVPLK
- a CDS encoding GFA family protein produces the protein MTDAVRLAQPITGRCLCGSVSITVTGMERHVDVCHCDMCARWGGAFYAGVEGEGVEISGEDAITVYRSSEWAERAFCSRCGSNLWYCFTPTGNRTFLAGLFELPEGFAIKHQIFVDEKPDWYDLAQHSEMKTGAQVIAEAKAAGFTFD
- the accC gene encoding acetyl-CoA carboxylase biotin carboxylase subunit translates to MAITRILIANRGEIALRIHRAAKEMGIETVAVHSTADADAMHVRLADHAVCIGPPSATDSYLNVANIISAAEVSHADAIHPGYGFLSENAKFAEIVEAHDIAWIGPKPEHIRTMGDKVTAKTTAGELGLPLVPGSPGAVGSVEEAKTIAAEIGYPVLVKAASGGGGRGMKVVPSEDLLEGLMSQAKSEAKSAFGDDTVYLEKYLGNPRHIEFQVFGDGKGNAIHLGERDCSLQRRHQKVLEEAPSPVLSTEERNRMGEICAQAMRDMAYRGAGTIEFLWENGQFFFIEMNTRLQVEHPVTEAITGVDLVREQIRVAEGKPLSVTQDEIRFEGHAIECRINAEDPFTFAPSPGKVSAYHAAGGMHVRVDSGLYAGYSIPPYYDSMIAKLIVYGRTRERCIMRLKRALEEMVVEGVKTNTPLHQALLQEPDILNGDYSIKWLEAWLAERAE
- the accB gene encoding acetyl-CoA carboxylase biotin carboxyl carrier protein — its product is MAEHSRNSGRKSKMNVDIELVRELAELLSETGLSEIEVEDGERKLRVARELQVAQYAGPAPQAAPAAPQPQAESAPQPAADSGPDLANAVPSPMVGTVYLAPEPGASDFISVGDKVTEGQTLLIVEAMKVMNPITAPRAGTVRQILVDNAQPVEFDQPLVVID
- a CDS encoding type II 3-dehydroquinate dehydratase codes for the protein MTPTLFILNGPNLNLLGTREPEIYGTTTLAEIEAACVEKAREHGLAVDFRQTNHEGVLVEWLHEAHAAGAKAVIINAAAYTHTSVALLDAAKAITPPVIEVHLSDPQTREDFRHLSYIGQAARQCFKGKGLASYCEAIEAAARL